The Agromyces hippuratus genome has a window encoding:
- the rplS gene encoding 50S ribosomal protein L19, whose amino-acid sequence MHILDHVDAASLRSDVPDFRPGDTVKVHVNIIEGTRARIQVFQGVVIGRQGEGVRETFTVRKVSFQVGVERKFPVHSPVIDHIEVVTRGDVRRAKLYYLRKLRGKKAKIKEKRDA is encoded by the coding sequence ATGCATATCCTCGACCACGTCGACGCCGCGAGCCTGAGGTCGGATGTCCCCGACTTCCGCCCCGGCGACACCGTCAAGGTGCACGTCAACATCATCGAAGGCACGCGCGCGCGCATCCAGGTCTTCCAGGGCGTCGTCATCGGCCGCCAGGGTGAAGGCGTGCGCGAGACCTTCACGGTCCGCAAGGTCAGCTTCCAGGTCGGCGTCGAGCGCAAGTTCCCGGTGCACTCGCCCGTGATCGACCACATCGAGGTCGTCACCCGCGGTGACGTGCGTCGCGCGAAGCTGTACTACCTGCGCAAGCTCCGCGGCAAGAAGGCGAAGATCAAGGAGAAGCGCGACGCCTGA
- the map gene encoding type I methionyl aminopeptidase: MIELRTPAEIEEMRPAGRFVASVLEATSAAAAVGVNLLELDALAHEMIRKAGAESCYIDYHPSFGASPFGKVICTSVNDAVLHGLPHDYRLRDGDLLSLDFAASVNGWVADSAISLVVGTPREEDLRLIDTSRRALDAGIAAARTGNRIGDISRAIADVAKAEGYSINTDFGGHGVGRTMHGDPHIPNNGRPGRGLPLKPGLVVAIEPWFLATTDRIFTDPDGWTLRSADGSRGAHSEHTIAITDGDPIVLTQRS, translated from the coding sequence GTGATTGAACTTCGGACCCCTGCAGAGATCGAGGAGATGCGGCCCGCCGGCCGTTTCGTGGCGAGCGTGCTGGAGGCCACCTCGGCAGCAGCAGCGGTCGGCGTGAACCTGCTCGAACTCGACGCCCTCGCGCACGAGATGATCCGCAAGGCCGGCGCCGAGAGCTGCTACATCGACTACCACCCCTCGTTCGGCGCGAGCCCGTTCGGCAAGGTCATCTGCACCTCGGTGAACGACGCCGTGCTGCACGGACTCCCCCACGACTACCGTCTGCGCGACGGCGACCTGCTGAGCCTCGACTTCGCGGCCTCGGTGAACGGATGGGTCGCCGACTCGGCGATCTCCCTCGTCGTCGGCACTCCGCGCGAGGAGGACCTTCGCCTCATCGACACGAGCCGCCGCGCACTCGACGCGGGCATCGCCGCCGCGCGCACGGGCAACCGCATCGGCGACATCTCGCGGGCGATCGCGGATGTCGCGAAGGCCGAGGGCTACTCGATCAACACCGACTTCGGCGGTCACGGCGTCGGTCGCACGATGCACGGCGACCCGCACATCCCGAACAACGGGCGTCCCGGCCGGGGGCTGCCGTTGAAGCCCGGACTCGTGGTCGCGATCGAGCCGTGGTTCCTCGCCACGACCGACCGCATCTTCACCGACCCCGACGGCTGGACCCTCCGCAGCGCCGACGGCTCGCGCGGCGCGCACTCGGAGCACACGATCGCGATCACCGACGGCGACCCGATCGTGCTCACGCAGCG
- the lepB gene encoding signal peptidase I has protein sequence MTEEDTGTRTDRADSATPNRRRGVLLFLRDLLVIFVVAVLVSFLIKTFLIRSFFIPSQSMEETLFIDDRIIVNQLVPDVTPLERGDVIVFRDPGGWLPARPEVEQPPLVAAVDWFLAFVGLAAPDSNDHLVKRLIGLPGDHVVCCNALGQMSVNDVPLDEPYIALPPGDTKASRDDFDVVVPKGSLWVMGDNRNNSKDSRYNTETPLEGFVPIDNVVGRAFVVSWPVEHWAWLDNYPQVFEGVDEAGD, from the coding sequence ATGACAGAAGAAGACACAGGCACGCGAACAGATCGCGCGGATTCGGCGACGCCGAACAGACGACGCGGCGTTCTCCTGTTCCTCCGAGACCTGCTCGTCATCTTCGTGGTGGCCGTGCTCGTCTCGTTCCTCATCAAGACGTTCCTCATCAGATCGTTCTTCATCCCGTCGCAGTCGATGGAGGAGACGCTGTTCATCGACGATCGCATCATCGTGAACCAGCTCGTCCCCGACGTCACGCCGCTCGAACGCGGAGACGTCATCGTGTTCCGCGATCCCGGCGGGTGGCTCCCGGCGCGACCCGAGGTCGAGCAGCCGCCGCTCGTGGCCGCCGTCGACTGGTTCCTCGCCTTCGTCGGCCTCGCGGCGCCCGACTCGAACGACCACCTCGTGAAGCGCCTCATCGGGCTGCCCGGCGACCACGTCGTCTGCTGCAACGCCCTCGGCCAGATGAGCGTCAACGACGTGCCCCTCGACGAGCCGTACATCGCGCTGCCGCCCGGCGACACCAAGGCGTCGCGCGACGACTTCGACGTGGTCGTTCCCAAGGGCTCGCTCTGGGTCATGGGCGACAACCGCAACAACTCCAAGGACTCGCGGTACAACACCGAGACGCCGCTCGAGGGATTCGTGCCGATCGACAACGTCGTCGGCCGCGCGTTCGTCGTCAGCTGGCCGGTCGAGCACTGGGCGTGGCTCGACAACTACCCCCAGGTGTTCGAGGGCGTCGACGAGGCGGGCGACTGA